In the Arachis ipaensis cultivar K30076 chromosome B10, Araip1.1, whole genome shotgun sequence genome, one interval contains:
- the LOC110268222 gene encoding uncharacterized protein LOC110268222 yields MAAGEVVVAAGATPELLAVSATLDSAAVAGKCLCRRRDPMPVRVLFGISVLFEFRGYYGHCLLVSVIVIGICRRCRLGWLPGCRQAGSETAAVSVQPFLLRFELLRLLRKWLGTEVLAAGISIVDLRLRRKGFCDAFGLWICVLR; encoded by the exons ATGGCTGCCGGAGAAGTGGTTGTGGCTGCCGGAGCcacaccggagcttctggccgttTCTGCCACTTTAGACtccgctgccgtcgccggaaaatgCCTCTGCCGCCGTCGAGATCcaatgccggtaagggttttatttgggatttctgtcctttttgaattccgAGGTTACTATGGTCACTGCCTGTTGGTTTCAGTCATCGTGATTGGAATTTGTCGCCGCTGCCGCTTGGGGTGGCTACCGGGCTGCCGCCAagccggttcggagaccgccgctgtgtcggttcagccgttcctcctTCGGTTTG agttgttgagactgttgcgaaagtggcttggaacCGAGGTTTTGGCTGCCGGAATTTCGATTGTTGATCTCAGGCTGAGGCGGAAAGGATTCTGTGACGCGTTTGGATTATGGATTtgtgttttgaggtag